One genomic region from Pseudomonadota bacterium encodes:
- a CDS encoding Zn-dependent hydrolase, which produces MDTRLPEIKPHIDRDRLYAALEGLGRIGRYVDERTGLEGVNRLALTEADGEGRRQVVAWMRALGLEVTIDRIGNVYGLRAGRESHLAPVMMGSHIDSVPTAGRFDGCLGVLGGLEIVHTLNDHRIETRRPVVVAFFTDEEGCRFGTDMLGSAVATGRLALEEAYGLTDRDGLMLVDELEKIGFKGEADARVQPPHAYLECHIEQGPILRAQGVDIGVVQGVQAISWHELTIQGKSAHAGTTPMNLRADAGVAAAKINLKLREMIASGRHGTQMRATMGAITPHPGLVNIVPGRVRATVDLRNPDDTFMRSAEAEIIAFYAQVEAEEGVTITWRQTARTEYVPFDTRVQGRIAAAADAAGLTRSDIISGAGHDAQEFARIAPTAMVFVPGEYDGISHNPREFSTPEQCANGVNVMLTVLLDLAEEA; this is translated from the coding sequence ATGGATACACGGCTCCCTGAAATCAAGCCTCACATCGACCGCGATCGGCTGTACGCGGCCCTCGAAGGGCTTGGGCGCATCGGTCGCTATGTCGACGAGCGCACCGGCCTCGAAGGCGTGAACCGTCTCGCCCTGACCGAAGCCGACGGCGAGGGGCGCCGGCAGGTGGTTGCGTGGATGCGCGCGCTCGGGCTCGAGGTCACCATCGACCGCATCGGCAACGTGTACGGCCTTCGAGCGGGCCGCGAATCGCATCTCGCCCCCGTCATGATGGGCTCGCACATCGACTCGGTGCCCACCGCCGGACGCTTCGACGGCTGCCTGGGCGTTCTGGGCGGGCTCGAGATCGTTCACACATTGAACGACCATCGCATCGAGACCCGCCGTCCCGTGGTGGTGGCCTTCTTCACCGATGAGGAGGGGTGTCGCTTCGGCACCGACATGCTGGGCAGCGCCGTCGCCACGGGGCGTCTCGCCCTCGAAGAGGCCTATGGGCTCACCGACCGCGACGGTCTCATGCTGGTCGACGAGCTCGAGAAGATCGGATTCAAGGGAGAGGCCGACGCCCGCGTGCAGCCCCCCCACGCCTACCTCGAGTGCCACATCGAGCAAGGCCCCATCTTGCGGGCGCAGGGCGTCGACATCGGCGTGGTGCAGGGGGTGCAGGCCATCTCGTGGCATGAGCTCACCATTCAGGGGAAGTCGGCCCACGCCGGAACGACCCCCATGAACCTGCGCGCAGACGCCGGCGTCGCGGCCGCGAAGATCAATCTCAAGCTGCGCGAGATGATCGCGAGCGGACGCCACGGCACGCAGATGCGCGCCACCATGGGCGCCATCACCCCTCACCCTGGGCTCGTCAACATCGTGCCCGGACGGGTGCGCGCCACGGTCGATCTGCGCAATCCGGACGACACCTTCATGCGCAGCGCTGAAGCCGAGATCATCGCCTTCTACGCACAGGTCGAGGCTGAAGAGGGGGTCACCATCACCTGGCGCCAGACCGCCCGCACCGAGTATGTGCCCTTCGACACCCGCGTGCAGGGGCGCATCGCCGCCGCCGCTGACGCCGCTGGGCTGACCCGCAGCGACATCATCTCCGGGGCGGGCCACGACGCGCAGGAGTTCGCGCGCATCGCCCCCACCGCCATGGTCTTCGTGCCGGGCGAGTACGACGGCATCAGCCACAAC
- a CDS encoding PilZ domain-containing protein: MGWIDIIERLKNAVGLTDNQIASLERRGRLRVQKRVPLVGIRPNSEQVHMVALDFAQRGIRVETGRAVQKDELFTLYVTRKASQVFRDVEFSTDDTAPRASVVWVKYLKDKMSWEAGLSFHMETDTEVANVALFLLEDCGISIGEGREHRTSPRLSTELDASMKIVSTHETIAGKVRDIAVGGLLLMVPVAVPRHTIVELTLQFPGDPAPLTCRGVVVRSLPKGTDSCELGIALTVVADDHKQRLIKMLSKRLTEQTRP, translated from the coding sequence ATGGGCTGGATCGACATCATCGAACGCCTCAAGAACGCGGTCGGCCTGACCGACAACCAGATCGCCTCCCTGGAGCGCCGGGGGCGGTTGCGGGTCCAGAAGCGGGTCCCGCTGGTGGGCATCCGCCCGAACAGCGAACAGGTCCACATGGTGGCGCTCGACTTCGCCCAGCGCGGCATCCGCGTAGAGACGGGCAGAGCCGTGCAGAAGGATGAGCTCTTCACCCTCTACGTCACCCGCAAGGCAAGCCAGGTCTTTCGCGACGTGGAGTTCTCCACCGACGATACGGCTCCACGCGCCAGCGTGGTCTGGGTGAAGTATCTCAAGGACAAGATGAGCTGGGAGGCGGGGCTGTCGTTCCACATGGAGACAGACACAGAGGTTGCCAACGTCGCCCTCTTCCTGCTCGAGGACTGTGGCATCAGCATCGGCGAGGGCCGTGAGCACCGCACCTCGCCCCGTCTGAGCACAGAGCTCGATGCGTCGATGAAGATCGTGTCAACACACGAGACCATTGCGGGCAAGGTGCGCGACATCGCCGTGGGGGGGCTTCTCTTGATGGTGCCGGTAGCGGTGCCCCGTCACACCATCGTGGAGCTGACCCTGCAGTTCCCGGGCGACCCGGCGCCGCTCACCTGTCGTGGCGTGGTGGTGCGCTCGCTGCCCAAAGGCACCGATTCGTGTGAGCTCGGCATCGCGCTCACCGTGGTGGCCGACGACCACAAGCAGCGGCTGATCAAGATGCTGTCGAAGCGCCTCACCGAGCAGACGCGGCCCTGA